One genomic window of Thioclava sp. GXIMD4216 includes the following:
- a CDS encoding phosphoadenosine phosphosulfate reductase: MQDMSVNNWQTRMSALGQEFGHFEQLGPAHVALFSEDGPVLLVSFELRDDLLDTDQDGLPLGYRIAQEGGWSSLTLIAEDATWFRAPEVYAYFDRLVDDGVFEDYDRVVFYGAGSCGYAAAAFSVVAPDATVIAIQPQATLDPRLAGWDNRYPEMRRISFSDRYGFAPEMLDGAKQAFVVYDPLQRLDAMHAALFHRPNVTLLPCILAGENIEAMLAGCNVLELMIARACEGKLTATEFRKLYRNCRQNIAYLHTLLRSIRPQERLYLEALICRDGARRFDAPRFRRRYNKLVELLAPNGIELEPEPV, translated from the coding sequence GGCCCAGCGCATGTGGCCCTGTTCAGCGAGGACGGGCCTGTCCTTCTGGTCAGTTTCGAACTGCGCGATGATCTGCTTGATACGGATCAGGACGGTTTGCCCCTTGGCTACCGCATCGCGCAGGAGGGTGGCTGGTCCAGCCTGACACTCATTGCCGAGGATGCGACATGGTTCCGCGCGCCCGAGGTCTATGCCTATTTCGACCGGCTCGTCGATGACGGGGTCTTCGAAGACTATGACCGCGTCGTGTTTTACGGGGCGGGCTCTTGCGGCTATGCGGCGGCGGCTTTCTCTGTGGTGGCCCCCGATGCCACGGTGATCGCGATACAGCCGCAGGCCACGCTCGACCCGCGTCTGGCCGGTTGGGATAACCGTTATCCGGAAATGCGGCGTATCAGTTTCTCGGACCGCTATGGTTTCGCGCCCGAAATGCTGGATGGCGCGAAACAGGCCTTCGTGGTCTACGATCCTTTGCAGCGGCTTGATGCCATGCATGCCGCCCTTTTCCACCGTCCCAATGTCACGCTCCTGCCCTGCATTCTGGCGGGCGAGAATATCGAGGCAATGCTGGCGGGCTGCAACGTGCTGGAGCTGATGATCGCACGTGCCTGCGAGGGCAAGCTGACGGCGACAGAGTTCCGCAAGCTGTATCGCAACTGCCGTCAGAACATTGCCTATCTGCATACCCTGCTGCGCAGCATCCGCCCGCAGGAACGGCTTTATCTCGAGGCGCTGATCTGCCGCGACGGGGCGCGCCGCTTTGATGCACCGCGTTTCCGCCGTCGCTATAACAAACTGGTCGAACTGCTTGCCCCGAACGGGATCGAACTGGAACCCGAGCCTGTCTGA